A genomic window from Bdellovibrio sp. SKB1291214 includes:
- a CDS encoding S1 family peptidase — MGTFNRSFWFLALSFILTACTQGLVPLVSKNKSNSAIIGGKEVTNRDITSKSVVGVLIHDNTTGDNEICSGTLLKNNLVLTAAHCVADRPKALSISIIFDNVINTEGQATTALRPVIRSAVPAWWNAPTHLETDTGDIALLQYADTTPKGYTPITALASEDDLSNGAEILIAGFGVNKVSTQEIDVNTYPDLIGAIQMGQIVCEDSIRLINCKEVKMEGAGVLRQATSKIKNVRYSSSEIELAPLSGNTCHGDSGGPAFIVKNNKLYLFAVANRSANSKITDCTTSSVYASVPFFREWLNMAAAQLRDETSKK, encoded by the coding sequence TTGGGGACGTTTAACCGCTCTTTCTGGTTCCTAGCACTAAGCTTCATCCTTACCGCCTGTACTCAAGGCCTTGTTCCTCTCGTCTCAAAAAACAAATCTAATTCGGCCATCATCGGCGGTAAAGAAGTCACGAATCGCGACATCACGTCTAAAAGTGTTGTTGGCGTTTTGATTCACGACAACACAACTGGTGACAACGAAATCTGCAGTGGAACTTTATTAAAAAATAATCTGGTGCTAACGGCTGCACACTGCGTGGCTGACAGACCGAAAGCACTTTCGATCTCTATCATCTTTGACAATGTTATAAACACTGAAGGTCAAGCAACCACAGCATTGCGCCCAGTGATCCGCTCTGCCGTCCCTGCTTGGTGGAATGCCCCTACGCATTTAGAAACTGATACGGGCGACATCGCCCTTCTTCAGTATGCAGATACCACTCCGAAAGGTTATACTCCTATCACGGCCCTTGCCAGTGAAGATGATCTTAGCAATGGGGCTGAAATCTTGATTGCTGGATTTGGAGTTAACAAAGTTTCCACTCAGGAAATCGATGTAAACACTTATCCAGATCTTATCGGTGCCATTCAAATGGGTCAGATCGTTTGTGAAGATTCTATCCGTCTGATCAACTGCAAAGAAGTCAAAATGGAAGGCGCGGGTGTTTTAAGACAGGCGACTTCTAAGATAAAAAACGTACGTTATTCCAGCTCTGAAATCGAATTAGCTCCCCTGTCCGGAAATACTTGTCATGGTGATTCCGGCGGCCCCGCATTCATTGTTAAAAACAACAAACTTTACTTGTTCGCCGTAGCCAACCGTTCTGCGAACAGCAAAATCACAGACTGCACAACAAGCTCGGTCTACGCCAGTGTGCCATTCTTTCGTGAATGGTTAAATATGGCAGCAGCACAACTTAGAGACGAAACATCAAAGAAATAA
- the pip gene encoding prolyl aminopeptidase produces the protein MEKQTLREFYPSIEPYNKGFLKVSEIHNLYYEEVGNPAGKPIVFLHGGPGGGIAPDHRRFFDPKTYRIILFDQRGSGQSTPCAELRENTTWDLVADTEKIREHLKIDKWVVFGGSWGSTLALTYAIKHPERVKALVLRGIFLCRPSEIKWFYQEGASQIFPDVWDEYLKVIPQNERHDMVTAYYKRLTHEDRNIRLEAAKAWSKWEAATSRLYIDANAIEEFDDPDSALSFARIECHYFTNNAFFDSNNWILENVNKIKHIPAWIVQGRYDVVCPATSAWELHKAWPEAKFKIIPDSGHAAAEPGTRSALIEATDACKSF, from the coding sequence ATGGAAAAACAAACTCTTCGCGAATTTTATCCTTCGATTGAGCCCTACAATAAAGGCTTCTTAAAAGTTTCTGAAATTCACAATCTTTATTACGAAGAAGTCGGTAATCCTGCAGGTAAGCCGATCGTCTTTCTTCATGGTGGGCCAGGTGGTGGCATCGCTCCTGATCATCGCCGCTTTTTTGATCCAAAAACTTACAGAATCATTTTGTTCGATCAACGTGGTTCGGGCCAATCCACTCCGTGCGCAGAACTTCGCGAAAACACAACGTGGGATCTTGTCGCTGATACAGAAAAAATCCGCGAGCATTTGAAAATCGACAAATGGGTTGTGTTCGGGGGCAGCTGGGGTTCAACTCTGGCACTGACTTATGCTATCAAACATCCGGAGCGCGTGAAAGCACTCGTCCTTCGTGGAATTTTCTTGTGCCGTCCTTCTGAAATCAAATGGTTCTATCAAGAAGGCGCTTCACAAATCTTCCCGGACGTATGGGACGAATACTTGAAAGTGATTCCTCAGAATGAACGTCACGATATGGTGACGGCGTACTACAAACGCCTGACTCACGAAGATCGCAACATCCGTTTGGAAGCAGCCAAAGCTTGGAGCAAATGGGAAGCGGCCACTTCGCGCTTGTATATCGATGCGAACGCAATCGAAGAATTCGATGATCCAGATTCTGCACTGAGCTTTGCACGCATTGAGTGCCACTACTTCACCAACAACGCTTTCTTCGATTCCAACAACTGGATTTTGGAGAACGTGAACAAGATCAAACATATCCCCGCATGGATCGTTCAAGGTCGTTACGATGTGGTTTGCCCGGCGACTTCGGCCTGGGAACTTCATAAAGCTTGGCCAGAAGCTAAGTTTAAGATCATTCCGGATTCCGGCCACGCGGCGGCAGAGCCAGGCACTCGTTCAGCCCTGATTGAGGCCACAGATGCCTGTAAATCGTTTTAA
- a CDS encoding DUF6624 domain-containing protein → MATDWKAFGEEILHMMREDQAVREVLVQTGELFQGYSPTMEKTHLKHAQILKDLIEQNGFPTIDKVGEDAAGAAMRLILHAISWPEFMREMETMTVALAKENKVPKPYVAMLMDRIRFYEGRKQVYGTNSDWDENGILRVTDVEDEKNLNARRKEMDLTPLESLVLSPLEEFHPVDPKKRHEEFVAWTRKVGWRTV, encoded by the coding sequence ATGGCGACGGACTGGAAAGCCTTCGGCGAAGAAATTCTGCACATGATGCGCGAAGATCAGGCCGTGCGTGAAGTTCTTGTACAAACGGGAGAGCTGTTTCAAGGCTACTCTCCGACAATGGAAAAGACTCATCTTAAGCACGCGCAAATTTTAAAAGATCTGATCGAGCAAAATGGTTTTCCCACGATCGACAAAGTGGGTGAAGACGCAGCCGGTGCAGCCATGCGCTTGATTTTGCATGCGATCAGCTGGCCTGAATTTATGCGTGAGATGGAAACTATGACAGTGGCGTTGGCAAAGGAGAATAAAGTACCCAAGCCTTATGTTGCAATGTTGATGGATCGCATTCGCTTTTACGAAGGCCGCAAGCAGGTTTACGGCACCAATTCTGATTGGGACGAAAACGGCATTTTGCGGGTAACAGATGTCGAAGATGAAAAGAACTTGAATGCGCGCAGAAAAGAAATGGATCTGACTCCCCTGGAAAGTTTAGTTTTAAGTCCCCTTGAAGAATTTCACCCCGTCGATCCCAAAAAGCGTCACGAAGAATTTGTGGCGTGGACTCGCAAAGTCGGTTGGCGTACAGTCTAG